A window from Exiguobacterium marinum DSM 16307 encodes these proteins:
- the wecB gene encoding non-hydrolyzing UDP-N-acetylglucosamine 2-epimerase, translating to MKKVMTVFGTRPEAIKMAPLVLELKKREGVEPIVVVTAQHRQMLDQVLELFEIKPDYDLDIMKDKQTLYDVTSRVLKGMGEVIAETKPDIVLVHGDTTTTFAASLAAFYNQVAVGHVEAGLRTHNKYSPFPEEMNRQLTGVMADLHFAPTDTSRDNLLREGKNEEMIFVTGNTAIDALKTTVRDDYASELLDSIRSQGRRLVMLTAHRRENLGEPMRNMFRAVRRLIEKYDDIEVVYPVHMNPVVRELANEILHDVERVHLIEPLDVFDFHNYAATSHLILTDSGGVQEEAPSLGVPVLVLRDTTERPEGVAAGTLKLAGIEEENIFSLADELLSDEAAYKAMSQASNPYGDGEASRRIVDAILAN from the coding sequence ATGAAAAAAGTCATGACCGTCTTTGGGACGCGACCAGAAGCCATCAAAATGGCACCACTCGTACTTGAGTTGAAAAAACGTGAAGGGGTAGAACCGATTGTCGTCGTGACAGCACAGCACCGTCAAATGCTTGACCAAGTGCTCGAGCTGTTCGAAATCAAACCGGACTACGACCTTGACATCATGAAAGACAAGCAGACGCTTTACGATGTCACGTCACGTGTATTGAAAGGGATGGGCGAAGTCATCGCTGAAACGAAGCCAGACATCGTCTTAGTCCATGGGGACACGACGACGACATTCGCGGCGTCACTTGCAGCCTTCTACAACCAAGTCGCAGTCGGTCACGTTGAGGCTGGCCTGCGCACACACAACAAATATTCACCATTCCCGGAAGAGATGAACCGCCAATTGACGGGTGTCATGGCTGACCTTCATTTCGCACCGACGGATACGTCGCGTGACAACCTCCTTCGTGAAGGCAAAAATGAAGAGATGATCTTCGTCACAGGTAATACGGCGATCGATGCACTCAAGACGACAGTACGCGATGACTATGCGAGCGAACTGCTCGACAGCATCCGTTCGCAAGGTCGTCGTCTCGTCATGCTGACGGCACACCGTCGTGAAAACTTGGGCGAGCCGATGCGCAACATGTTCCGCGCGGTACGTCGTTTAATCGAAAAATATGACGATATCGAAGTCGTGTATCCCGTGCATATGAACCCGGTCGTCCGTGAACTCGCCAACGAGATCCTTCACGATGTCGAACGTGTCCACTTGATCGAACCACTCGACGTCTTCGACTTCCATAACTACGCGGCGACGTCGCACTTGATCTTGACAGATTCAGGTGGTGTACAAGAAGAAGCACCATCTCTCGGTGTCCCTGTCCTCGTTCTTCGTGACACGACAGAACGCCCAGAAGGTGTGGCGGCAGGAACGCTCAAACTCGCAGGGATTGAAGAAGAGAATATCTTCTCACTTGCGGACGAGCTCTTGTCGGACGAAGCGGCATACAAAGCGATGTCACAAGCATCAAACCCTTACGGTGATGGTGAGGCGTCACGTCGAATCGTCGATGCTATCCTTGCCAACTAA
- a CDS encoding MBOAT family O-acyltransferase, with translation MLFSSTVFLFYFLPVVLLLYFVSPRWLKNTILLISSLFFYAWGEPRFVLIMLASIVMNYAFGFMVDKYREDAKKIKWTMTLMLLGNLGMLGVFKYASFFVENVNSVFGFSLNDPDIPLPLGISFFTFQAMSYVIDVYRNDGRLQKNLFDLALYVSFFPQLIAGPIVRYQTVADEIVDRRETVDDFVSGIQRFVIGLGKKMILANSCGYVADQVFSQSAGDLSTTLAWIGIIAYSLQIYFDFSGYSDMAIGLGRMFGFHFLENFNYPYISKSVSEFWRRWHISLGSWFRDYVYIPLGGNRQGPWKTYRNLTIVWLLTGVWHGASWTFIAWGLYYGVFIMFERAFLGKWIAAWPAWLAHAFTLFVVVIGWVFFRADNFTYAIDYLQVMFGLHGGEVFDQTAYFYLVQYGTALLLATVAATPLPKMLVAHFLRHEVDSERPVLAASAGLARAAYILLIFGISISYVVSSTFNPFIYFRF, from the coding sequence ATGTTATTTAGTTCCACGGTATTTCTATTTTATTTCTTGCCGGTCGTACTATTGCTTTACTTCGTATCACCACGCTGGCTGAAGAATACAATCTTACTCATTTCGAGTTTATTCTTCTATGCATGGGGAGAACCACGATTCGTCCTCATCATGCTCGCATCGATCGTCATGAACTATGCGTTCGGCTTCATGGTCGACAAGTATCGTGAAGATGCGAAGAAGATCAAATGGACGATGACGCTCATGCTTCTCGGTAACCTCGGGATGCTCGGTGTCTTCAAATATGCGAGCTTCTTCGTCGAGAACGTCAACTCGGTATTCGGCTTCTCGCTGAATGACCCGGACATTCCACTTCCGCTTGGAATCTCGTTCTTCACGTTCCAAGCGATGAGTTACGTCATCGACGTATATCGGAACGATGGACGCTTACAGAAGAACTTGTTTGATTTGGCGCTCTATGTATCGTTCTTCCCGCAGTTGATTGCCGGACCGATCGTTCGTTATCAAACGGTCGCCGATGAGATCGTGGATCGCCGTGAGACGGTCGATGACTTCGTCTCTGGGATCCAACGTTTCGTCATCGGTTTAGGGAAGAAGATGATTTTGGCGAACAGTTGTGGGTATGTGGCGGACCAAGTGTTCAGTCAATCGGCCGGGGACCTGTCGACGACACTCGCCTGGATCGGAATCATCGCCTACTCGCTCCAAATTTATTTTGATTTCTCAGGTTATTCGGATATGGCCATCGGTCTCGGACGGATGTTTGGGTTCCATTTCCTTGAGAACTTCAATTATCCGTACATTTCAAAATCGGTGTCTGAATTTTGGCGTCGTTGGCACATCTCGCTCGGAAGCTGGTTCCGAGACTACGTGTATATTCCACTCGGCGGGAATCGCCAAGGACCATGGAAGACGTATCGCAACTTGACGATCGTCTGGTTATTGACCGGCGTATGGCACGGGGCGAGTTGGACATTCATCGCTTGGGGTCTCTACTATGGGGTCTTCATCATGTTCGAACGGGCATTTCTTGGGAAATGGATCGCAGCATGGCCGGCGTGGCTCGCTCATGCGTTCACGTTGTTCGTCGTCGTCATCGGTTGGGTATTCTTCCGCGCCGATAACTTCACGTACGCAATTGATTATCTTCAAGTTATGTTCGGCTTACATGGCGGTGAAGTGTTCGATCAAACGGCATACTTCTATCTCGTTCAATACGGAACGGCCCTTCTGTTGGCGACGGTCGCAGCGACACCGCTTCCGAAAATGCTCGTCGCTCATTTCTTGCGCCACGAGGTAGATTCGGAACGTCCGGTTCTTGCCGCGAGCGCAGGTCTTGCTCGAGCAGCTTATATCTTGCTCATTTTCGGCATTTCGATTTCATATGTCGTCTCGAGTACATTCAATCCGTTTATTTATTTCCGGTTCTAA
- a CDS encoding DHHW family protein encodes MEQQTKSDQVRSKGRRLSWVVNSILLLGFLGTIFYGLVVYAFGNEQERSATEGRMLAQRPEASVDTVLDGSYMEEFEAAANDQVFERNLWIETQAWVQLNVLQQQMNNGVISIDGFLYGPDANESQYSSLGVFFKEFKKEMDDAGIPSYFASAPSKPVYATRQNIFPAYIESADAENRDELHERIEENGIPLIDLEDTLGDKPGEDIYFKTDHHWRAEGAFLAYGQIMDRLGEQFPGAPVLTAEDMDVKTVDGTFYGSHAREISMPYVESADTFTYLEPKDGFTTTVCRNGDDCGHGVLDKDVLKNTDDFTNYYNLFMGDNYALAKITQDNPKNDDHLLVLKDSYANPMLGYLGESFGTVSALDVRYFDDYDVSIAEYAEENDVDAVLFLHNDRITGLGSMYQEGL; translated from the coding sequence ATGGAACAACAAACCAAAAGCGATCAAGTCCGTTCGAAAGGGCGGCGCCTCTCTTGGGTGGTCAACAGTATCCTCTTGCTCGGCTTCCTTGGCACCATCTTTTATGGACTGGTCGTCTATGCCTTCGGTAACGAGCAGGAACGCTCGGCCACCGAGGGACGCATGTTGGCCCAACGCCCGGAAGCTTCTGTCGACACCGTCTTAGATGGGTCGTACATGGAAGAGTTCGAGGCAGCGGCGAACGACCAGGTGTTTGAGCGAAACCTGTGGATCGAGACACAGGCGTGGGTTCAACTGAACGTGTTGCAACAACAGATGAATAACGGCGTCATCAGTATCGATGGATTCTTATACGGTCCGGATGCGAACGAAAGTCAGTATTCTTCGCTCGGTGTATTCTTCAAAGAATTCAAAAAAGAGATGGACGATGCCGGCATCCCATCTTACTTCGCCTCGGCACCAAGTAAGCCGGTCTATGCGACACGACAAAACATCTTCCCGGCTTATATCGAGTCGGCGGATGCGGAAAATCGTGACGAGTTACACGAACGGATCGAAGAGAACGGCATCCCGCTAATCGATTTAGAGGATACACTCGGTGACAAACCGGGTGAGGATATCTATTTCAAAACCGATCACCATTGGCGAGCAGAAGGAGCATTCCTCGCATACGGCCAAATCATGGACCGTCTAGGCGAACAGTTCCCGGGCGCACCGGTGTTGACAGCAGAAGATATGGACGTGAAGACGGTTGACGGGACGTTCTACGGCTCACATGCCCGGGAAATCTCGATGCCGTACGTCGAATCGGCGGACACGTTCACGTATCTCGAACCGAAAGACGGATTCACGACGACGGTCTGTCGAAACGGTGACGACTGTGGACACGGTGTCCTCGACAAGGACGTCTTAAAAAACACAGACGACTTCACGAACTACTACAACTTGTTCATGGGTGACAACTATGCCCTTGCAAAAATCACGCAGGACAATCCGAAAAATGACGATCATCTCCTCGTACTGAAAGACTCTTATGCGAACCCGATGCTCGGCTATCTCGGCGAGTCGTTCGGAACGGTATCGGCACTCGATGTCCGCTATTTTGATGACTACGATGTCAGCATTGCGGAATATGCGGAAGAGAACGATGTCGACGCGGTTCTGTTCTTACACAACGACCGAATCACAGGGCTCGGTTCGATGTATCAAGAAGGTCTATGA
- a CDS encoding glycosyltransferase, whose translation MNILLPVFFHSAMGGLHRHILSSVKVLIREGHEVTVVCKPGPFAEEIEALGGQVIRTDYSNEDIKRVIDEVRTQPFDVVYAHPFDSRQLGIAVAEANAIPFVLVIHGMYVDEIEQYHSSVTRVVAVSEQIATHLTDHCPAVESKLIVIPNGVDAAFISMEARPSSERVTGLFTSRLDADKLFILDVFLDALEDERVQRLPIDWLIVGDGTQREKYASRYEEALEGTDQTIKWLGWLDQSDLPDAMHRADFVIGPGRSALEGMAVGKPTIAVGSKSYQGLVTPSTWTDIASTNFGGIGTKYDGYTSGQIGDSILELMDEATRRDLARFSSALVDEHFRDEQSQQRLLDVLEQVVKEGTSEMDLIERYPFIRYDQLHARRSNRICTWKLTDREQRLEAMRDELEATKQKLEQLRSTNEEQSSEINRLRIKLQRWSDESK comes from the coding sequence GTGAACATATTACTTCCAGTCTTCTTTCACTCCGCGATGGGTGGGCTTCATCGGCACATCTTATCATCTGTGAAAGTGCTCATCCGAGAGGGGCATGAGGTGACCGTCGTCTGTAAGCCAGGTCCTTTTGCCGAAGAGATAGAGGCGCTCGGCGGTCAGGTCATCCGAACAGACTATTCCAACGAGGACATCAAACGTGTGATTGATGAGGTGCGGACACAACCGTTCGATGTCGTGTATGCGCATCCTTTCGATTCGCGTCAACTCGGTATCGCGGTGGCAGAGGCGAACGCCATCCCGTTCGTTCTCGTCATTCATGGCATGTATGTGGATGAGATCGAGCAGTACCATTCTAGCGTCACACGCGTGGTCGCTGTCTCGGAACAAATCGCGACCCATCTTACCGACCATTGTCCCGCAGTCGAATCGAAACTCATCGTCATTCCGAACGGGGTCGATGCCGCGTTCATTTCGATGGAGGCGCGACCTTCGTCAGAGCGTGTCACGGGCTTATTCACCTCGCGGCTAGATGCCGACAAATTGTTTATCCTTGATGTGTTTCTTGACGCGTTGGAAGACGAGCGAGTTCAGCGTTTACCAATCGACTGGCTCATCGTCGGAGACGGGACGCAACGAGAAAAGTATGCATCTCGCTATGAGGAAGCGCTTGAAGGGACTGACCAGACAATCAAATGGCTCGGTTGGTTAGACCAAAGCGACCTCCCTGATGCGATGCATCGCGCCGATTTCGTTATCGGCCCAGGGCGTTCTGCGCTCGAAGGGATGGCGGTCGGCAAACCGACCATTGCCGTCGGGAGCAAAAGCTATCAAGGTCTGGTCACGCCTTCGACGTGGACAGATATCGCGAGCACGAACTTTGGCGGTATCGGGACGAAGTACGACGGATACACCTCGGGACAAATCGGGGATTCGATTCTCGAATTGATGGATGAGGCAACGAGACGGGACCTTGCTCGGTTCTCGTCCGCGCTCGTCGATGAACATTTCCGGGATGAACAGTCGCAACAACGTCTTCTCGATGTGCTCGAGCAAGTGGTGAAAGAGGGCACGTCAGAGATGGATCTAATCGAGCGCTATCCATTCATTCGTTACGATCAACTTCATGCTCGTCGCTCGAATCGGATCTGTACATGGAAGTTGACAGATCGGGAGCAACGACTTGAAGCGATGCGTGATGAATTGGAGGCGACCAAGCAAAAGCTTGAACAACTTCGGTCGACGAACGAGGAACAGTCTTCTGAAATCAACAGGCTACGAATAAAACTTCAACGATGGTCAGATGAGAGTAAATAA
- a CDS encoding YdcF family protein produces MRKNAIGTYRFVIILGAKVNGTRPSRALQHRIDVAAAYAKAHPHVELIATGGQGPDEGMAEALVIERELIAKGVDPARICIETTSTSTVENFEHTRPFWEGEAGVTIVTNDFHVPRARLIAKLYFQLESDALYAPTPPLAKGRYIIREGLAYVKLLGRYVFNRT; encoded by the coding sequence ATGAGAAAGAACGCGATAGGGACATATCGGTTCGTCATCATTCTAGGTGCGAAAGTGAATGGGACAAGACCGTCCCGAGCCCTCCAACATCGGATTGACGTGGCCGCTGCGTATGCGAAGGCACATCCCCACGTGGAATTGATAGCGACAGGTGGACAAGGACCGGACGAAGGGATGGCAGAGGCGCTCGTAATCGAACGGGAACTGATAGCAAAAGGGGTTGACCCGGCTAGGATCTGTATCGAAACCACATCCACTTCGACAGTTGAGAACTTTGAGCACACTCGTCCATTTTGGGAGGGAGAAGCGGGCGTGACGATCGTGACGAATGATTTTCATGTCCCACGTGCTCGTCTCATTGCCAAGCTCTATTTCCAGCTCGAGAGCGATGCCCTTTATGCACCGACTCCGCCACTGGCAAAAGGGAGATATATAATCCGTGAAGGACTGGCGTATGTGAAGTTACTTGGTCGTTATGTATTCAATCGAACATGA
- a CDS encoding TcaA 3rd/4th domain-containing protein — protein MDCPNCSKELSATQQFCPNCGTKVEPVASMEATKPTSPVESKAPPSKKRVGKGLMVTALSLLLIAGATYFGFYQFMYTPEKQIEQIRTAVTSEDAKALAPLLRLKEGKVTEAQAAVLLTGLSQAELTEATVGYLDRASRSIGASNEGLPLRLREIGKTYGVFKRYGLELIPQTMYVSSNFDAITVSLPDPYGKEKLESEGDQVVIRDAFPGMVEVSVKYDGQYGEDQAVKTFNSLESSNQDEPFMVAFEGLSVELDQTYNDAPLFVNGEDSGKTVGEWKTYGPVPKQGVSLSTYIEMPWGMVESKQVLAKPGGKPVKFEPKVDADTIAFTENIITRHAEEWVNFMYYEDLSALTVVTDETYLAKQRKTYDIMQAENQEWYGSFDGVEVINQKTKLTKWNKKMAIETEAVVGINSQFMTDGEEDAPQRLVKSRFRYVITEPFDDGTYHIVEATYLE, from the coding sequence ATGGACTGTCCTAATTGTTCAAAAGAATTGAGTGCCACACAACAGTTCTGCCCAAATTGCGGCACGAAAGTGGAACCAGTTGCTTCAATGGAAGCAACGAAACCGACATCACCCGTTGAATCGAAGGCACCACCTTCCAAAAAACGAGTCGGAAAAGGGTTAATGGTAACGGCATTATCTTTGCTATTGATCGCAGGTGCGACGTATTTTGGATTTTATCAATTCATGTATACCCCAGAAAAACAAATCGAACAGATTCGCACCGCTGTCACGAGTGAAGATGCAAAAGCCCTCGCCCCATTATTGCGATTGAAAGAAGGAAAAGTGACGGAGGCACAGGCGGCGGTCTTATTGACAGGGTTGAGCCAAGCCGAATTGACAGAAGCGACAGTGGGTTATCTAGATCGTGCCAGTCGTTCCATCGGAGCATCGAATGAGGGTCTTCCGCTTCGTTTACGGGAGATTGGCAAAACGTATGGAGTGTTCAAGCGATATGGTCTTGAGTTGATTCCTCAGACGATGTATGTATCGAGTAACTTTGATGCCATCACGGTCTCTTTACCAGACCCGTATGGGAAAGAAAAACTGGAGTCTGAAGGAGACCAAGTCGTTATTCGTGATGCTTTTCCTGGAATGGTCGAAGTATCTGTGAAATACGATGGGCAATATGGTGAGGATCAAGCAGTTAAAACATTCAACAGTCTTGAATCATCGAACCAAGACGAGCCGTTCATGGTCGCGTTCGAAGGACTTAGTGTCGAATTGGACCAAACGTACAATGATGCACCGTTGTTTGTGAATGGAGAAGACTCAGGTAAGACGGTCGGAGAATGGAAGACGTACGGACCGGTGCCGAAACAAGGGGTTTCTTTGAGCACGTACATTGAGATGCCATGGGGGATGGTCGAGTCTAAACAAGTACTTGCCAAACCTGGTGGCAAACCGGTCAAATTTGAACCGAAAGTCGATGCAGACACGATTGCCTTCACCGAGAATATCATTACTCGCCACGCCGAGGAGTGGGTGAATTTCATGTATTACGAGGACTTGAGTGCATTGACGGTTGTGACGGATGAAACATACTTGGCCAAACAAAGAAAAACATACGACATCATGCAGGCGGAAAACCAAGAATGGTACGGCTCATTCGATGGAGTCGAAGTCATCAACCAAAAAACGAAGCTCACAAAGTGGAATAAGAAAATGGCGATTGAAACGGAAGCGGTCGTTGGCATCAACAGTCAATTCATGACGGATGGTGAAGAGGATGCGCCGCAACGCTTGGTCAAATCGAGATTTCGCTATGTCATTACCGAGCCGTTTGACGACGGGACATATCATATCGTGGAAGCGACATACTTAGAATAG
- a CDS encoding zinc ribbon domain-containing protein → MTMWQQQSALLDAAESIKDLQARMEKSKKARGQLLLELGQQQYRQLMQQGRAEEVAQIMEQDVLIYEASRRIRDMQEALKPHRCTSCDAPLEKDAKFCGSCGTPVPQPDVRPKQACNACGSPQPLDASYCACCGGKMEVTA, encoded by the coding sequence ATGACGATGTGGCAACAACAGTCAGCACTATTAGATGCTGCGGAGAGTATTAAGGACTTACAGGCGCGCATGGAAAAATCAAAGAAGGCTCGGGGGCAATTGCTTCTTGAGCTCGGGCAACAGCAGTATCGTCAGTTGATGCAGCAAGGACGTGCGGAAGAAGTAGCTCAGATTATGGAACAGGACGTGCTCATCTACGAGGCAAGTCGTCGCATCCGAGACATGCAGGAAGCACTAAAACCACACCGATGCACATCGTGTGATGCTCCGCTTGAAAAGGACGCGAAATTCTGTGGATCGTGTGGCACGCCGGTCCCTCAACCGGATGTCCGTCCGAAACAAGCATGTAATGCCTGCGGTTCCCCACAACCACTTGATGCCTCGTACTGTGCATGCTGTGGAGGGAAGATGGAGGTGACCGCATGA
- a CDS encoding zinc ribbon domain-containing protein: MRYCHQCGHANEDHNQYCERDGVQLEVTDTTYRFDVSTGQFCTSCGTARASHELYCHACGQTALEPATSVNRVEESLRTVAATGTQVMSQLRRVAGKRDGATKLSFSTESFRSLRMNQTDVVRGSLFGIGFLLILLLIAGSLVAMLPAETIPSLADELEINISSFNATMFLAFLIGAKVYWSVTTEQVNQFIASLGAGIGDFLRIEGSVDAQFGNYFMMYGGIFLMITIVFFLIRHTSTMSDVLSRMAGFIVTVLVGYGLVYAFAFHPPLFEVAWFKTISSTFLMLLFTLGLAYLITMPFQGEWKIAQQGVRALLTVTLVSTFVGIGYFGFQLSKIDEGERLEFVDSEEMLYLTGQAASMNWQTIGHGGEQSLMLQSPLGSYEIGMSLFGDTAPQKITNSIETVSEGFGGVEDVLWQSFSNDEGPVNSIGKSADMLTVSPMIFGTLTEMYEAELANDDARYDALYQEGVFSWLLILLVLNIVIYAMFAKGHIHSWKSGIWFIAPAIIGFIVWQWFLKNGMFVELSDIPILGVATDGLSIAGTFIALVLITIGALLGWGMKKLNIH; this comes from the coding sequence ATGAGGTACTGTCACCAATGTGGTCATGCGAATGAAGACCACAATCAATATTGTGAGCGGGATGGTGTCCAACTGGAAGTAACAGATACGACCTATCGTTTCGATGTATCAACCGGTCAATTTTGCACGAGTTGCGGCACTGCCCGAGCATCACATGAACTGTATTGTCATGCCTGCGGGCAAACGGCATTAGAACCAGCGACGAGTGTCAATCGTGTGGAGGAGTCACTTCGCACAGTCGCCGCGACCGGAACACAAGTGATGTCGCAGTTGAGAAGAGTGGCCGGAAAACGAGACGGCGCAACGAAACTTTCATTTTCAACCGAATCGTTCCGCTCGTTACGTATGAATCAGACGGATGTTGTCCGTGGGTCACTCTTTGGTATTGGATTTTTACTCATTCTCCTGTTGATTGCAGGAAGTTTGGTCGCGATGCTACCGGCAGAGACCATTCCATCGCTTGCGGATGAACTCGAGATTAACATCTCTTCATTTAATGCGACGATGTTCCTCGCTTTTCTCATCGGGGCGAAAGTGTATTGGTCTGTCACGACAGAACAAGTGAATCAATTTATCGCAAGTCTCGGTGCAGGCATCGGAGATTTCTTGAGAATCGAAGGATCTGTGGATGCCCAGTTCGGGAACTATTTTATGATGTATGGCGGAATATTCCTCATGATTACCATTGTGTTTTTCTTGATTCGACATACATCGACCATGAGTGATGTGCTCAGTCGGATGGCAGGATTCATTGTGACGGTGCTCGTTGGATATGGGTTGGTTTATGCATTTGCTTTTCATCCGCCGCTATTCGAGGTGGCGTGGTTTAAAACGATTAGTTCAACATTTTTGATGCTTCTCTTCACACTTGGATTGGCCTATTTGATTACGATGCCGTTTCAGGGAGAGTGGAAGATTGCACAACAAGGCGTTCGTGCTTTGTTAACGGTCACGCTCGTATCCACATTTGTCGGAATCGGTTACTTTGGATTCCAGCTCAGTAAAATTGACGAAGGTGAGCGTCTTGAGTTTGTCGATAGTGAAGAAATGTTGTATTTGACCGGACAAGCCGCAAGCATGAACTGGCAAACGATTGGGCATGGGGGAGAACAGTCTTTAATGCTCCAGTCCCCATTAGGTTCCTATGAAATTGGGATGTCTCTGTTTGGGGATACGGCCCCACAAAAAATCACGAATTCGATTGAGACGGTAAGCGAAGGATTTGGTGGGGTAGAAGACGTCTTGTGGCAATCGTTTTCAAACGATGAGGGACCGGTGAATTCAATTGGTAAATCTGCTGATATGTTGACTGTCTCACCAATGATTTTTGGCACGTTGACAGAGATGTATGAGGCAGAACTCGCAAATGATGACGCACGCTATGATGCATTGTATCAAGAAGGTGTCTTTTCGTGGTTACTGATTTTGTTAGTCTTGAACATTGTGATTTATGCCATGTTTGCGAAGGGACATATCCATTCTTGGAAATCAGGGATTTGGTTCATCGCTCCGGCTATAATTGGTTTTATTGTCTGGCAGTGGTTCTTGAAGAACGGCATGTTCGTTGAATTGAGCGACATCCCGATTCTTGGTGTTGCCACGGACGGATTGAGTATCGCGGGAACGTTCATCGCGCTCGTCTTAATCACGATTGGAGCACTCCTCGGTTGGGGAATGAAAAAACTGAACATTCATTAA
- a CDS encoding zinc ribbon domain-containing protein codes for MNKCTACGATLKRGQSHCSQCGTKIEAATSGRPSLWKWGIPIALVVLIGVGVWIWSEWNEPLTSKEATTAKDVQQSFSASTEEEESEAAPEVEEEASLPDTDTETGVFYDPISYGDVDLFMYSFIDAFTSATYSKDTSEVESFLAEGSTFQAQTLDYLNNTLFAKGIEEDQLNTEVISIKVNGENRDSIEDDETATVTTNEEYRIIKDDSSVRATFETTYAVRYEDGKMKIVKNLGSKELSREEEY; via the coding sequence ATGAATAAATGTACAGCATGCGGTGCGACGCTAAAACGGGGACAATCTCACTGTTCGCAATGCGGAACAAAAATAGAGGCCGCAACATCCGGCCGCCCTTCTCTTTGGAAATGGGGAATACCAATCGCACTAGTCGTATTGATTGGAGTCGGTGTGTGGATATGGTCGGAGTGGAATGAGCCTCTCACGTCGAAGGAAGCAACAACGGCTAAAGACGTACAACAATCATTTTCCGCTTCGACGGAGGAAGAAGAGTCCGAAGCGGCACCTGAAGTCGAGGAAGAAGCCTCCTTACCGGATACGGATACAGAAACCGGCGTGTTTTATGACCCTATTTCTTATGGAGATGTCGACCTATTCATGTATTCTTTTATTGATGCATTCACAAGTGCGACCTATTCAAAAGACACATCCGAAGTAGAATCATTTCTTGCTGAGGGGTCGACGTTCCAAGCACAAACACTCGATTACTTGAACAACACGCTCTTCGCCAAAGGAATCGAGGAGGACCAACTAAATACGGAGGTCATCTCGATCAAAGTAAACGGAGAGAACCGCGACTCCATCGAAGATGATGAAACTGCGACGGTCACCACCAATGAAGAGTATCGCATCATCAAAGATGACTCTAGTGTGAGAGCGACGTTTGAAACGACGTATGCGGTCCGATATGAGGACGGGAAAATGAAGATTGTGAAAAACCTAGGTTCCAAAGAGTTATCCCGTGAAGAAGAGTACTAA